In Hasllibacter sp. MH4015, the following proteins share a genomic window:
- a CDS encoding polyprenyl synthetase family protein, with protein MPLKPRIERAISAAIQAGQGGDAPPKLASALDYAVSPGGARIRPTICLSVALACGDDQPMLSDAAATAIELIHCASLVHDDMPCFDDADIRRGKPSVHRAYGEPLALLTGDSLIIASFETLTRVAEVDPMRAITLMRILGQSTGMPGGICAGQGWESEEKIDLSAYHRAKTGALFTAATRMGAAAAGEDPEPWTELGARIGEAFQVADDLRDALYDEATLGKPAHQDETHDRPNAVSALGVRGAIKRLEDILSGAISSIPSCPGEAMLAEMVRKTAERLTPVLPSVTAAE; from the coding sequence ATGCCCCTGAAACCCCGCATTGAACGGGCGATTTCTGCCGCAATCCAGGCCGGGCAAGGTGGCGATGCGCCGCCCAAACTGGCCTCGGCCCTTGACTATGCCGTCAGCCCCGGCGGCGCGCGCATCCGACCCACGATTTGCCTTTCCGTTGCATTGGCCTGCGGCGACGATCAGCCGATGCTGTCCGATGCGGCCGCCACGGCGATCGAGCTGATCCATTGTGCCAGCCTCGTCCACGACGACATGCCCTGCTTCGATGACGCCGACATCCGACGCGGGAAGCCTTCGGTCCACCGGGCCTATGGTGAGCCACTGGCCCTTCTGACCGGCGATTCCCTTATCATCGCATCTTTCGAGACGCTGACCCGCGTGGCGGAGGTCGATCCGATGCGCGCGATCACCCTGATGCGGATCCTTGGCCAATCAACCGGGATGCCCGGCGGTATCTGTGCCGGGCAGGGGTGGGAGAGTGAGGAGAAGATCGACCTTTCCGCGTATCATCGCGCCAAGACCGGCGCGTTGTTCACCGCTGCGACGCGCATGGGCGCCGCCGCCGCCGGTGAAGATCCTGAGCCATGGACAGAGCTTGGCGCGCGCATCGGCGAAGCGTTCCAAGTTGCAGACGATCTGCGTGACGCGCTCTACGATGAGGCGACGCTCGGCAAACCGGCCCACCAGGACGAGACCCACGACCGACCCAATGCTGTCAGCGCGCTTGGTGTTCGAGGCGCGATCAAGCGACTGGAAGACATCCTGTCGGGTGCGATCTCCTCGATCCCGTCATGCCCTGGCGAGGCGATGCTGGCGGAGATGGTCCGCAAGACCGCCGAACGCCTGACGCCCGTATTGCCGTCCGTCACAGCGGCAGAGTGA
- the crtD gene encoding 1-hydroxycarotenoid 3,4-desaturase CrtD gives MTQNASRAVVIGAGIGGLSAALRLAAAGLSVTVVEAAKSVGGKMRTVPSAAGPVDVGPTVLTMRHVFEDLFADAGAQLEDHVSLHRNPILARHFWRDGSTLDLHDDPDRSVEAVHAFAGSKAAKQFRRFSDRAKRLFEAFDGPIMQADAPTLGALTGYVLRKPAMIPAMAPGLSLSQSLAVQFSDPRLRQLFGRYATYVGGSPYQSPAVLGLIWHSEALGVWSVKGGMHALATALYDLARQRGVAFCFGQAATRITQQGGRVSDVHLADGSRIRTETVVFNGDPRALRAGLLGDPVRRAVPSQGTEPRSLSAFVWGFSAEPQGVELAHHNVFFCADPRVEFGDLAQGRMPRDATLYVCAQDRAIGAPEGRERFEIIMNGPSGHATTNEERETCRTRTFETLQDRGLSFSPPPTTAALTAPMDFGRAFPGSDGSLYGRSPHGMTATFQRPTARTAIRGLYLAGGGAHPGAGVPMACLSGKHAAEAILSDLALTSTSPKMVTRGGMSTGSATMVSGRSPSSAS, from the coding sequence CTGACCCAAAACGCTTCCCGAGCTGTGGTGATCGGCGCCGGTATCGGCGGGCTTTCTGCCGCGCTGCGTTTGGCGGCAGCGGGCTTGTCCGTCACCGTAGTGGAGGCGGCGAAGTCGGTCGGTGGCAAGATGCGCACGGTGCCGTCCGCAGCGGGTCCGGTGGATGTTGGTCCGACCGTCCTGACGATGCGCCACGTGTTCGAGGATCTGTTCGCAGATGCAGGTGCGCAGCTGGAGGATCACGTAAGCCTGCATCGCAACCCGATCCTGGCCAGACATTTCTGGCGCGATGGCTCAACCCTCGACCTTCACGACGACCCAGACCGAAGTGTCGAGGCCGTTCATGCGTTTGCGGGGTCGAAAGCCGCGAAGCAATTCCGCCGATTCTCCGACCGGGCGAAGCGATTGTTCGAAGCCTTTGACGGACCGATTATGCAGGCCGACGCCCCGACACTGGGTGCCTTGACGGGCTATGTCCTGCGCAAGCCGGCGATGATCCCCGCCATGGCTCCGGGGCTGAGTCTCTCGCAATCGCTGGCTGTGCAGTTCAGCGATCCACGCTTGCGACAATTGTTCGGGCGCTATGCCACTTATGTCGGCGGCTCCCCCTACCAAAGCCCAGCGGTACTCGGCCTGATCTGGCATTCCGAGGCGCTAGGCGTGTGGAGTGTGAAGGGCGGCATGCACGCATTGGCGACCGCGCTATACGATCTTGCGCGGCAACGGGGAGTTGCGTTCTGCTTCGGCCAGGCGGCCACACGGATCACGCAACAGGGAGGGCGGGTTTCGGACGTGCATCTGGCCGATGGCAGCCGAATCCGAACCGAAACCGTGGTTTTCAATGGCGACCCGAGGGCGCTGCGCGCTGGCTTACTTGGCGATCCGGTTCGCCGGGCTGTGCCGTCGCAAGGAACGGAGCCGCGGAGCCTGTCGGCCTTCGTCTGGGGATTCTCCGCCGAGCCGCAGGGTGTGGAGCTTGCCCACCACAACGTCTTCTTCTGCGCTGATCCACGTGTGGAATTTGGCGATCTTGCGCAAGGCCGGATGCCCCGTGACGCAACGCTTTACGTCTGCGCGCAAGATCGCGCCATCGGTGCGCCCGAGGGCCGCGAACGGTTTGAAATCATAATGAATGGCCCGTCGGGACACGCAACCACGAATGAGGAGCGAGAAACATGTCGGACACGCACGTTCGAGACTTTGCAGGACAGGGGCCTGAGCTTCTCTCCTCCGCCGACAACCGCTGCTCTGACAGCGCCAATGGACTTCGGACGGGCCTTTCCCGGGTCGGACGGTTCCCTTTACGGGAGGAGCCCGCACGGGATGACGGCGACGTTTCAGCGGCCGACGGCGCGGACAGCGATCCGGGGCCTTTACCTCGCGGGCGGGGGCGCGCATCCGGGCGCGGGGGTACCGATGGCCTGCCTCTCCGGCAAGCACGCGGCCGAGGCGATCTTGAGCGACCTTGCTTTGACATCGACGTCGCCAAAGATGGTTACGCGTGGTGGTATGTCGACGGGATCAGCGACGATGGTGAGCGGGCGATCTCCATCATCGGCTTCATAG
- the crtC gene encoding carotenoid 1,2-hydratase gives MSDDGERAISIIGFIGSVFSPWYRWSGRKNPANHCCLNVVTYGRGGRWTMTDRGEEALGLSRDRLQIGPSAMVWKGDRLEVQIDEMSTPHAQKVTGRVTIHPSAVTDQELPLTDDGAHVWRPFAPTARIEVDLNRPGWTWSGHGYFDANFGTRALEADFNYWTWGRFPLRDGSACFYDLERRDGTKMATGVGFNADGVPCTIPLPPKQRLKRPFWMVRRETRCDADFRPLQEKPMLDAPFYNRAAVRTKINGEETVGVFEALDLDRFRGPWLMPMLAVRVPRRRRWPRG, from the coding sequence ATCAGCGACGATGGTGAGCGGGCGATCTCCATCATCGGCTTCATAGGGTCGGTTTTTTCCCCCTGGTATCGTTGGTCCGGGCGTAAGAACCCCGCCAATCATTGCTGCCTCAACGTCGTCACCTATGGACGCGGCGGGCGGTGGACGATGACCGACCGGGGCGAGGAGGCGTTGGGCCTGTCGCGCGACCGGTTGCAGATCGGGCCGAGCGCGATGGTCTGGAAGGGCGACCGGCTGGAGGTGCAGATCGACGAGATGTCGACGCCCCACGCCCAGAAGGTCACGGGGAGGGTCACGATCCACCCCAGCGCCGTGACGGACCAGGAATTACCCCTGACAGACGATGGAGCCCATGTCTGGCGGCCCTTTGCCCCAACCGCGCGGATTGAGGTCGACCTGAACCGGCCCGGTTGGACATGGTCTGGACATGGATATTTCGACGCAAATTTTGGAACACGCGCGCTGGAGGCTGACTTCAACTATTGGACGTGGGGGCGTTTCCCCCTGCGCGATGGATCGGCCTGCTTCTACGATCTGGAACGGCGCGACGGGACGAAAATGGCCACGGGTGTCGGGTTCAATGCCGACGGCGTGCCGTGTACGATCCCGCTACCCCCGAAACAGAGACTGAAGCGCCCTTTCTGGATGGTCAGGCGCGAAACGCGATGTGACGCGGATTTCCGCCCGCTCCAAGAGAAACCGATGCTGGACGCGCCATTCTATAACCGGGCGGCGGTTCGGACGAAAATCAACGGCGAGGAAACGGTGGGGGTGTTCGAGGCCCTGGACCTCGACCGCTTTCGCGGCCCATGGCTGATGCCGATGCTGGCGGTGCGGGTGCCACGGCGCAGACGCTGGCCCCGGGGGTAA
- the hslV gene encoding ATP-dependent protease subunit HslV: MAKDEFPGWHGTTIIGVRKGGKVVVAGDGQVSLGQTVIKGSARKVRRLSPGGYDVVCGFAGSTADAFTLLERLESKLEATPGQLQRASVELAKDWRTDKYLQKLEAMLIVTDGSELYIITGAGDVLEPEHGIAAIGSGGNYALAAARGMVDSDKDAEAIARDAMAIAADICVYTNGNLTVESIEG; this comes from the coding sequence ATGGCAAAAGACGAGTTCCCAGGTTGGCACGGCACCACGATCATCGGTGTCCGCAAGGGCGGCAAGGTCGTCGTCGCCGGTGACGGTCAGGTCAGCCTTGGGCAAACGGTGATCAAGGGATCTGCGCGTAAGGTGCGGCGGCTAAGCCCCGGCGGCTATGACGTGGTCTGCGGGTTTGCCGGATCGACGGCGGATGCCTTCACGCTGCTTGAACGGTTGGAATCGAAGCTGGAAGCGACGCCCGGTCAACTCCAACGCGCCTCCGTCGAGCTGGCGAAGGATTGGCGCACCGACAAATACCTTCAGAAACTTGAAGCGATGCTGATCGTGACGGATGGCTCGGAGCTTTACATCATCACCGGTGCAGGTGACGTGTTGGAGCCTGAACACGGGATCGCGGCCATTGGATCGGGCGGAAACTACGCGTTGGCTGCCGCGCGGGGCATGGTTGACAGCGACAAGGATGCGGAGGCGATTGCGCGGGACGCCATGGCGATCGCGGCGGATATCTGCGTCTACACCAATGGCAATCTGACGGTGGAAAGCATCGAGGGATGA
- the hslU gene encoding ATP-dependent protease ATPase subunit HslU produces the protein MSDLTPREIVSELDRFIIGQKDAKRAVAVALRNRWRRKQLGDDLRDEVYPKNILMIGPTGVGKTEISRRLAKLARAPFIKVEATKFTEVGYVGRDVEQIVRDLVDAAQVMIRENMREEVKAKAHDAAEERVIEALAGDGARDQTREMFRKKLRSGELDDTVIELEVTDNSNPLGGFEIPGQPGMGQMGGMMNLGDLFKGMGGRKVKRRLSVAASYDILIDEEADKLLDPEMVTKEAMRAVEQNGIVFIDEIDKVCARSDARGADVSREGVQRDLLPLIEGTTVSTKHGPVKTDHILFIASGAFHIAKPSDLLPELQGRLPIRVNLRALTEEDFVRILTETDNALTRQYTALMATEDVTVEFTDDGIASLAKIAADVNESVENIGARRLYTVLERVFEELSFTAPDRSGDAVKVDADFVEANLGELTRSADLSRYVL, from the coding sequence ATGAGTGACCTGACCCCCCGCGAAATCGTGTCCGAGCTGGACCGTTTCATCATTGGCCAGAAAGATGCCAAGCGCGCCGTGGCCGTGGCCCTGCGCAACCGCTGGCGCCGCAAGCAATTGGGCGATGACCTGCGCGACGAAGTCTATCCGAAAAATATCCTGATGATTGGGCCCACCGGCGTCGGGAAGACCGAGATTTCTCGACGTCTGGCCAAGCTCGCCCGCGCACCGTTCATCAAAGTCGAGGCCACGAAATTCACCGAGGTCGGATATGTCGGCCGCGATGTCGAACAGATCGTGCGCGATCTGGTGGATGCGGCGCAGGTGATGATCCGGGAGAATATGCGCGAAGAGGTGAAGGCCAAGGCCCATGACGCCGCTGAGGAACGGGTGATCGAGGCTCTGGCCGGTGACGGCGCGCGCGACCAGACGCGCGAGATGTTCCGAAAGAAACTCCGCTCCGGAGAGTTGGACGACACGGTTATCGAGCTGGAAGTGACCGATAATTCCAATCCGCTGGGCGGGTTCGAAATCCCCGGTCAGCCCGGCATGGGCCAAATGGGCGGGATGATGAACCTGGGCGATCTGTTCAAGGGCATGGGCGGGCGCAAGGTGAAGCGGAGGCTGTCCGTGGCCGCAAGCTATGACATCCTGATTGACGAGGAAGCGGACAAATTGCTCGACCCGGAAATGGTCACGAAAGAAGCCATGCGCGCGGTTGAGCAGAACGGGATCGTGTTCATTGACGAGATCGACAAGGTCTGCGCGCGATCCGACGCCCGGGGCGCTGATGTTTCGCGCGAGGGCGTGCAGCGGGATCTGTTGCCGCTGATCGAGGGCACGACCGTCTCCACCAAGCACGGGCCGGTGAAAACCGACCATATCCTGTTCATCGCATCGGGTGCCTTCCATATCGCCAAGCCCTCGGACCTTTTGCCGGAACTTCAGGGGCGTCTGCCGATCCGCGTGAACCTGCGGGCGCTGACGGAGGAGGATTTCGTGCGCATCCTGACCGAAACCGACAACGCCCTGACCCGGCAATACACCGCGCTCATGGCGACCGAAGACGTCACCGTGGAATTCACCGACGACGGCATCGCATCGCTTGCCAAGATCGCGGCGGACGTCAACGAGAGCGTGGAAAATATCGGGGCGCGCAGGCTCTACACCGTGTTGGAGCGTGTGTTCGAGGAGTTGAGCTTCACCGCCCCGGATCGATCCGGGGATGCGGTGAAGGTCGACGCGGATTTCGTTGAGGCCAATCTCGGCGAATTGACGCGCAGCGCGGATTTGAGCCGGTACGTTTTGTAG
- a CDS encoding alpha/beta hydrolase, protein MTRLTLTRRHLLAGAAAYPLSACGLTPDVLIRPEAAGLGASETVFVASNRVFEDGRFSAARQDRLGYTRFTINIPPNREVGAVQPGRSAGRGPDPMSEFVATAGDHLGARSTFRATLLAEAERTGTREVMIFIHGFNTTLGTGLYRTAQIRHDFDIPGIPVHYAWPSAGNPLGYAYDRDSSLFARDGLEELVREITAAGLGVVLIAHSIGSAIVMEVLRQLRIAGSADVLGHINGVILFSPDIDVDVFRAQAARIGELPQPFVIFTSQRDRALTLSARITGLRERVGNLSNADDVADFEVTLIDTSAFAGGVRDPLNHFAGASSPAVVELLRDIAQVNNAFESDRSQQAGLLPGTILTIQNATQVLLSPIDN, encoded by the coding sequence ATGACACGCCTGACCCTGACACGTCGCCATCTTCTTGCCGGGGCCGCCGCCTATCCACTGTCGGCCTGCGGGTTGACACCGGATGTGCTTATCCGACCAGAAGCGGCCGGGCTTGGTGCGTCGGAGACGGTATTCGTCGCCAGCAATCGCGTGTTCGAGGACGGACGGTTTTCCGCGGCAAGGCAAGATCGCCTTGGCTACACCCGGTTCACCATCAACATTCCGCCGAACCGAGAGGTCGGCGCCGTGCAACCGGGCCGAAGCGCAGGGCGTGGGCCGGATCCCATGTCGGAATTCGTCGCAACGGCGGGCGATCATCTTGGTGCGCGATCCACCTTTCGTGCGACCCTATTGGCGGAGGCGGAGCGAACCGGCACGCGGGAGGTGATGATCTTCATCCACGGCTTCAACACCACGCTTGGGACCGGGCTCTACCGCACCGCGCAGATCAGGCATGATTTCGATATCCCCGGAATTCCCGTCCATTACGCTTGGCCCAGTGCGGGCAATCCGCTGGGATATGCCTACGATCGGGATTCGTCACTTTTCGCGCGCGATGGGCTGGAGGAATTGGTCCGCGAAATCACGGCGGCGGGGCTTGGTGTCGTCCTGATCGCCCATTCCATCGGATCTGCCATCGTGATGGAGGTGTTGCGCCAGCTTCGGATCGCCGGGAGCGCGGATGTATTGGGTCACATCAATGGCGTGATCCTGTTTTCACCGGACATCGACGTGGATGTGTTCCGGGCACAGGCCGCCCGGATCGGGGAATTGCCGCAACCCTTCGTTATTTTCACATCTCAACGGGATCGCGCCCTGACCCTGTCGGCGCGGATCACCGGGTTGCGGGAGCGTGTTGGCAACCTGTCCAATGCCGATGACGTCGCCGATTTCGAAGTGACCCTGATCGACACGAGCGCATTTGCGGGCGGGGTGCGCGATCCGTTGAACCACTTCGCGGGCGCAAGCTCTCCTGCAGTGGTGGAGCTGTTGCGGGATATTGCGCAGGTCAACAACGCGTTCGAGTCGGATCGGAGCCAACAGGCGGGTCTGCTTCCCGGGACGATCCTGACAATCCAGAATGCGACCCAGGTGCTACTTTCACCGATCGACAATTAG
- a CDS encoding Smr/MutS family protein gives MGKRGKRGLSDDDKALWNRVAETANPMDRKGAPRITDQSDPAPKSRTQAKPSTTATRLPAFRVGEKASFSRGTTNHAPSLSLSLAQAPVRMDHGTHKRMVRGKLKPEGRIDLHGMTLSEAHPALMSFIFSAVEARKRLVLVITGKGKDRDSGGPIPIRRGILRHQVPGWLTAPPLGSLVLDIREANQRHGGSGAYYVYLKRRR, from the coding sequence ATGGGGAAGCGTGGCAAGCGCGGCCTGTCCGACGATGACAAGGCTCTCTGGAATCGCGTCGCCGAAACGGCCAACCCGATGGATCGCAAGGGCGCGCCGCGCATCACCGACCAATCCGATCCCGCACCGAAATCGCGAACCCAGGCCAAGCCCTCCACAACGGCGACACGTCTGCCCGCTTTCCGGGTCGGCGAGAAGGCATCCTTTTCCCGAGGTACGACCAACCATGCGCCCAGCCTGTCTTTGAGCCTTGCCCAAGCGCCCGTTCGGATGGACCACGGCACCCACAAGCGGATGGTCCGGGGCAAGTTGAAGCCCGAGGGCCGCATCGACCTTCACGGCATGACCCTGTCCGAGGCACATCCGGCGCTCATGAGCTTCATTTTCAGCGCCGTCGAGGCTCGGAAGCGGCTGGTTCTGGTGATTACCGGCAAGGGCAAGGATCGCGACAGCGGCGGACCGATCCCGATCCGGCGTGGCATTCTGCGCCATCAGGTTCCCGGCTGGCTGACGGCGCCGCCGCTGGGTTCTCTCGTCCTTGATATTCGAGAGGCCAATCAACGGCACGGTGGAAGCGGGGCCTACTACGTCTACCTCAAACGCCGTCGCTAA
- a CDS encoding murein transglycosylase A, with the protein MRLRAAVFALLVAATPISADEPVQLLDFTDLDGWAEDDHAAALSVFRNTCMDLDGSDWAALCAVAETAPDARTFFELFFRPVLIGGEDPALFTGYYEPELAGSLRRTGRFRHPVYRLPPEVTGRWLSREQIEESGVLEGRGLEIAWVDDPVELFFLQIQGSGRIRLTDGSFIRVGYGGRNGHEYRSVGQELVRRGVYQAHQVSAQVIQSWVRRNPTAGRDLLHHNPSYVFFREVEIADPNEGPLGAMNRNITPHRTIAVDPDFTPLGAPVWIEKDGEGPIRRLMIAQDTGGAIQGPQRADIFFGFGDEAGEAAGVIRDPGRMLVLLPIERAHQLIPDA; encoded by the coding sequence ATGAGGCTGCGCGCGGCGGTCTTTGCCCTGCTTGTTGCAGCGACGCCCATATCGGCGGATGAGCCTGTGCAGCTTCTCGACTTCACCGATCTCGATGGTTGGGCGGAGGATGATCACGCCGCTGCCCTGTCCGTTTTTCGCAATACCTGCATGGATCTCGACGGCTCCGATTGGGCGGCGCTTTGCGCTGTGGCCGAAACGGCACCCGATGCCCGCACATTCTTCGAGCTTTTCTTCCGACCGGTTCTGATCGGCGGCGAAGATCCAGCGCTTTTCACAGGGTATTACGAGCCGGAACTGGCGGGCTCCCTACGGCGCACGGGTCGCTTTCGGCATCCCGTCTATCGCTTGCCACCCGAAGTCACGGGCCGCTGGCTGTCCCGCGAACAGATCGAGGAATCGGGCGTCTTGGAAGGCCGCGGACTGGAAATTGCGTGGGTCGACGATCCGGTGGAGTTGTTTTTCCTGCAGATTCAGGGGTCTGGCCGCATTCGGTTGACCGACGGTTCTTTCATCCGGGTCGGCTATGGCGGGCGCAACGGGCATGAATACCGCTCCGTCGGACAGGAACTGGTTCGGCGCGGTGTCTATCAGGCGCATCAGGTCTCTGCTCAAGTGATCCAATCCTGGGTCCGCCGCAACCCGACTGCGGGGCGGGACCTTCTTCACCACAACCCCAGCTACGTGTTCTTCCGCGAAGTGGAGATTGCGGATCCCAATGAAGGACCCCTGGGCGCGATGAACCGCAATATCACGCCCCACCGCACGATTGCGGTTGATCCCGATTTTACACCGCTTGGCGCGCCGGTCTGGATCGAAAAGGACGGCGAAGGCCCGATCCGCCGCCTGATGATTGCGCAAGACACCGGCGGCGCGATCCAAGGGCCGCAACGCGCCGACATCTTCTTCGGATTCGGAGATGAGGCGGGCGAGGCGGCGGGCGTGATCCGCGATCCGGGGCGCATGCTCGTCTTGCTGCCGATCGAACGCGCCCACCAGCTGATCCCGGACGCCTGA
- a CDS encoding Tim44/TimA family putative adaptor protein encodes MNSSLLSLLVLAGIAIFLILRLRSVLGSREGFEKPPALPGANRADPRREFEVIDGGPDEDIIDHVEDGSDSAKALAAMKMAEPGFQVGEFLSGARQAYEMILMAFERGDVEGLRPFLAEDVMETFETVINQRHEQGLTIDAEFVGVREIALQTASFDRDRSEAEITVRFVGELTSVVKNADGEVIEGDPTEIKRQRDVWTFARHMGADDPNWLLVATDG; translated from the coding sequence ATGAACTCCTCCCTTTTGTCCCTGCTGGTTCTCGCCGGCATCGCCATTTTCCTGATCCTGCGCCTGCGCTCGGTCCTGGGAAGCCGGGAAGGTTTTGAAAAGCCCCCCGCCCTGCCTGGCGCGAACCGCGCCGATCCAAGACGGGAATTCGAGGTCATCGACGGTGGCCCGGATGAAGACATCATCGACCATGTCGAAGATGGCTCCGACAGCGCCAAGGCGCTTGCTGCAATGAAGATGGCTGAACCGGGGTTCCAGGTCGGCGAATTCCTGTCCGGTGCTCGCCAGGCTTATGAGATGATCCTGATGGCATTCGAGCGCGGGGATGTCGAAGGCCTGCGCCCCTTCCTTGCCGAAGATGTCATGGAAACCTTCGAGACGGTAATCAACCAACGTCACGAACAGGGCCTGACCATAGACGCCGAGTTCGTGGGCGTTCGGGAAATTGCCCTGCAAACCGCAAGCTTCGACCGCGATCGGAGCGAGGCGGAGATCACGGTGCGCTTCGTGGGTGAATTGACCAGCGTCGTGAAGAACGCGGACGGCGAAGTGATCGAAGGCGACCCGACCGAAATCAAGCGACAGCGCGACGTTTGGACCTTTGCGCGTCACATGGGGGCCGATGATCCTAACTGGCTCCTGGTGGCGACCGACGGATGA
- a CDS encoding FxsA family protein, which produces MWLLILFIAVPLIEIGLFIQVGGWLGLWPTLAIVLLTAIAGTFLVRSQGAQALAQLRSSFNDLKDPTEPLAHGAMILFSGALLLTPGFFTDAVGFALLVPAFRRFALREMKKRINIQTVRTGPGPDDWRARDETIIEGTYTAEDADRPSGPSGWTRH; this is translated from the coding sequence ATGTGGCTGCTGATTTTGTTTATCGCCGTTCCGCTGATCGAGATCGGCCTGTTCATTCAGGTCGGCGGATGGCTCGGCCTGTGGCCCACCTTGGCGATTGTCTTGCTGACTGCGATTGCCGGGACGTTCCTTGTCCGCAGCCAGGGGGCGCAGGCTTTGGCGCAGTTGCGGTCGAGCTTCAATGACCTGAAAGATCCAACGGAACCGCTGGCCCACGGTGCGATGATCCTTTTTTCCGGCGCATTGCTTCTGACCCCCGGGTTTTTCACAGATGCGGTTGGCTTTGCCCTTCTGGTGCCGGCCTTCCGACGTTTCGCGCTGCGCGAGATGAAGAAGCGCATCAACATCCAGACGGTGCGCACCGGGCCGGGCCCGGACGATTGGCGCGCCCGTGACGAAACGATCATCGAAGGCACCTATACCGCCGAGGATGCGGACCGGCCCAGCGGTCCATCGGGGTGGACTCGCCATTGA
- the secB gene encoding protein-export chaperone SecB — protein MSDASANGDATEGAAQPATQLPKMQILGQFIRDLSFENAAVQNAVAAQGQPDIQVQVALDARKRTTENQYDVIMKMKVESRTKEDEPKAIFLIELEYGGVFLIENIAEQQLHPFLMIECPRMLFPFVRRIVSDVTRDGGYPPLNLDQIDFVSLYRQQIAARQAQQAPQGTA, from the coding sequence ATGTCCGACGCTTCGGCAAACGGCGACGCCACCGAAGGGGCCGCACAACCGGCCACGCAACTTCCGAAGATGCAGATCCTCGGCCAATTCATTCGCGACCTGTCGTTCGAAAACGCGGCCGTACAAAATGCCGTCGCCGCGCAAGGCCAACCGGACATCCAGGTTCAGGTGGCCCTCGACGCGCGCAAGCGGACCACGGAAAACCAGTACGATGTGATCATGAAGATGAAGGTCGAATCGCGGACCAAGGAAGATGAGCCCAAGGCGATCTTCCTCATCGAGCTGGAATATGGCGGGGTCTTTCTGATCGAGAACATCGCCGAACAGCAATTGCATCCGTTCCTGATGATCGAATGCCCGCGGATGCTTTTTCCCTTCGTGCGTCGGATCGTGTCGGACGTTACCCGTGACGGTGGCTACCCGCCACTGAACCTTGACCAGATCGACTTCGTATCGCTCTACCGACAGCAGATCGCGGCCCGTCAGGCGCAGCAGGCACCGCAAGGCACCGCCTGA